Proteins from one Streptosporangium becharense genomic window:
- the pulA gene encoding pullulanase-type alpha-1,6-glucosidase yields MTTLSATILAATPLPTAALASGSPAAPLPVSQNDGPLLPVAGPVVSPPNRSAGPVVSPLSRSAEPSDRDLARDALRTALSRERFYFAMTDRFANGDPGNDRGGLSGDRLTTGFDPTHKGFYQGGDLAGLIGKLDYVKNLGSTAIWITPAFENRPVQGTGANASAGYHGYWITDFTRIDPHLGTNAEMRKLVREAHRRGMKVFFDVITNHTADVIGYREQGRSYRSKGAYPYVDVRGVPFDDRDHAGGETFPKVGTGSFPYTPVTSGNVKTPSWLNDPTMYHNRGDSTFSGENDQYGDFFGLDDLWTERPEVVKGMIDIYRTWVRDTGIDGFRIDTAKHVNMEFWERFSPALRGYAAGLGNKRFFMFGEVYSGDPAFTSRYSTRGGMDATLDFPFQEAARSFSGGTAAADRLARLFAGDDHHTDADGNASSLPTFLGNHDMGRIGRFIAQDNPGAPDAELLRRDLLAHELMFLSRGQPVVYYGDEQGYTGKGGDQDARAPMFASRTDSYLSDDLIGTTATHAQDNFVPGHPIYQGIAALARLRDAHPALADGAQIERLARGGVYAFSRIGAAEQVEYVVAVNNAERAETVSVPTFSAGTAFTRVYGEAAASATTGADAKLAVTVPALSAVVYRASAKLAAPAAAPAVSVALPGAEIRGTEEDRRIPVTATVPGTGFDQVTFAARTGDGRWKVLGTDDAPTVAGQDGDSPGSRVFRVFHDLRGVPAGTKITYKAVVKDSAGRLASATATATVGADPAPEEPGAVKRDWLVVHYQRDDYAGWGLHVWGDVENPTEWDKPLPLTGEDAYGRFAWIKLKPGAADVRIIAHKGDEKDGGERIVNPTRTGEVWLAEGGATTHASRAAAQGYATVRYSRPDKAYDGWGLHLWGDGLADGVPTEWATPRPPDGVDAAGAFWKVPLKNASVPVNLIVHKGDTKDPGPDQSFTPAFQPEAHVVSGAAKVHPTRAAAENVAIVRYHRPDGNYDGWGLHLWGDVAQPTEWATPLRPAGEDAFGAYFRVPLKEDAKTVSYIIHRGDEKDLPDDQALDLTTAGHEIWRIAATAGHLLPQPAARGADADLSKSAAHWIDRATVAWKVETSPSRAYSLAFSAKGDIAYARGDLTGTFKVIRLLPGELTAAQKAKWPHLAGHAAFTVDPRDTRLVREALRGQIVAVERDASGTLLTATGVQSPGVLDDVHAGAVTAELGPSWHGGPRLSLWAPTARTVELALYRDPSGGNRTVHAMRRDDETGVWSVRGRPDWKGRYYTYLVTVYSPAAGEIVTNEVTDPYSLSLAAGSGRSHLVDLSDRELRPDGWSSQAKPRAVPQEKASVYELHVRDFSASDATVPAGRRGTYAAFTGDSAGMKELRALARDGLTHVHLLPVFDIATVPERREDRAEPGCDLASMPADSERQQECVARTAARDSFNWGYDPLHYTVPEGSYASDPEGSARIREFRGMVGALNGAGLRVVMDVVYNHTHAAGQDPTSVLDRIVPGYYHRLLDDGAVATSTCCANTAPEHAMMGRLVVDSVVTWAKQYRIDGFRFDLMGHHPKANMLAVRQALDALTPARDGVDGKSIILYGEGWNFGEVADGARFEQATQANMAGTGIGTFSDRLRDAVRGGSPFDADPRIQGFGSGLAGAPNGSPANGTAEEQRARLLGYQDLIKLGLAGNLRDYTFTASDGRRVKGSEVSYNGSPAGYAAAPGEVVTYVDAHDNETLFDALAYKLPQATTMADRVRMQSLSLATAVLAQGTSFVHAGSERLRSKSLDRNSYDSGDWFNRLLWDCSAGNGFGAGLPPKADNEDKWPYARPLLADPALRPDCAAIGAARARFGELLAIRSSSPVFGLGSLTEVQKRLTFPAAGAAETPGVVTMHLDSSGIDPRWKSVTVVLNATPEAQRQTVAALKGTRAALHPVQATGDDAVVKQSTFDPATGTLTVPARTVAVFVQP; encoded by the coding sequence GTGACGACCCTGTCCGCGACCATCCTCGCCGCCACCCCCCTCCCCACCGCCGCCCTCGCCTCCGGATCCCCCGCCGCCCCGTTACCCGTGTCACAGAACGACGGCCCACTGTTACCGGTGGCCGGACCCGTCGTCTCCCCGCCGAACCGCTCGGCCGGACCCGTCGTCTCCCCGCTGAGCCGTTCGGCTGAGCCGTCCGATCGCGACCTGGCCCGCGACGCGCTCCGCACCGCCCTGAGCCGCGAGCGCTTCTACTTCGCCATGACCGACCGGTTCGCCAACGGCGACCCCGGCAACGACCGGGGCGGCCTGTCCGGCGACCGGCTCACCACCGGCTTCGACCCCACCCACAAGGGCTTCTACCAGGGCGGTGACCTGGCCGGCCTGATCGGGAAGCTCGACTACGTCAAGAACCTGGGCAGCACCGCGATCTGGATCACGCCCGCGTTCGAGAACCGTCCGGTGCAGGGCACCGGCGCGAACGCCTCGGCCGGATACCACGGCTACTGGATCACCGACTTCACCAGGATCGACCCGCACCTCGGCACGAACGCCGAGATGAGGAAGCTCGTGCGCGAGGCGCACCGGCGGGGGATGAAGGTCTTCTTCGACGTCATCACCAACCACACCGCCGACGTCATCGGCTACCGGGAGCAGGGCCGCTCCTACCGGTCCAAGGGCGCCTACCCGTACGTGGACGTCCGCGGCGTGCCGTTCGACGACCGCGACCACGCGGGCGGGGAGACCTTTCCGAAGGTCGGCACCGGTTCCTTCCCCTACACGCCGGTGACGTCCGGGAACGTCAAGACCCCCTCCTGGCTGAACGACCCCACGATGTACCACAACCGGGGCGACTCCACCTTCAGCGGGGAGAACGACCAGTACGGTGACTTCTTCGGCCTCGACGACCTGTGGACCGAACGGCCCGAGGTCGTCAAGGGCATGATCGACATCTACCGGACGTGGGTCCGCGACACGGGGATCGACGGTTTCCGGATCGACACCGCCAAGCACGTCAACATGGAGTTCTGGGAGAGGTTCTCCCCCGCCCTGCGCGGATACGCGGCCGGACTCGGCAACAAGCGGTTCTTCATGTTCGGTGAGGTCTACTCCGGCGACCCCGCGTTCACCAGCCGCTACTCCACCCGCGGCGGGATGGACGCCACCCTCGACTTCCCCTTCCAGGAGGCCGCCCGCTCCTTCAGCGGCGGCACGGCGGCCGCGGACCGGCTGGCCCGGCTGTTCGCCGGGGACGACCACCACACCGACGCCGACGGCAACGCCTCGTCACTGCCGACCTTCCTCGGCAACCACGACATGGGCCGGATCGGCCGCTTCATCGCCCAGGACAACCCCGGCGCCCCCGACGCCGAACTGCTGCGCAGGGACCTGCTCGCGCACGAGCTCATGTTCCTCAGCCGCGGCCAGCCCGTCGTCTACTACGGAGACGAGCAGGGCTACACCGGGAAGGGCGGCGACCAGGACGCCCGCGCGCCGATGTTCGCCTCCAGGACCGACAGCTACCTGAGCGACGATCTGATCGGCACCACCGCCACCCATGCCCAGGACAACTTCGTCCCCGGCCACCCGATCTACCAGGGCATCGCGGCACTGGCGAGACTCCGCGACGCCCACCCGGCCCTGGCCGACGGCGCGCAGATCGAACGGCTGGCGCGGGGCGGCGTCTACGCCTTCTCCAGGATCGGCGCCGCCGAGCAGGTCGAGTACGTCGTGGCGGTCAACAACGCCGAGCGGGCGGAGACCGTGAGCGTGCCGACGTTCTCGGCGGGCACCGCCTTCACGAGGGTGTACGGCGAGGCCGCCGCGTCCGCGACGACCGGAGCCGACGCGAAACTGGCCGTGACCGTCCCCGCCCTGTCGGCGGTGGTCTACCGGGCGTCGGCGAAGCTCGCCGCCCCGGCGGCGGCCCCGGCCGTCTCGGTCGCGCTGCCCGGAGCCGAGATCAGGGGCACCGAGGAGGACCGCCGGATCCCGGTCACTGCGACCGTGCCCGGCACCGGTTTCGACCAGGTGACCTTCGCCGCCCGGACCGGTGACGGGCGGTGGAAGGTGCTCGGCACCGACGACGCACCCACCGTCGCCGGCCAGGACGGCGACTCCCCGGGCTCCCGGGTGTTCCGGGTCTTCCACGACCTACGGGGCGTCCCCGCCGGCACGAAGATCACCTACAAGGCGGTGGTGAAGGACTCCGCCGGACGCCTCGCCTCGGCGACCGCCACCGCGACCGTCGGAGCCGACCCCGCCCCCGAGGAGCCCGGTGCCGTCAAACGCGACTGGCTGGTCGTGCACTACCAGCGTGACGACTACGCCGGCTGGGGACTGCACGTCTGGGGCGACGTGGAGAACCCCACCGAATGGGACAAGCCCCTCCCCCTCACCGGGGAGGACGCCTACGGCCGGTTCGCGTGGATCAAGCTCAAGCCCGGCGCGGCCGACGTCAGGATCATCGCCCACAAGGGCGACGAGAAGGACGGCGGCGAGCGGATCGTCAACCCCACCAGGACCGGCGAGGTCTGGCTGGCCGAGGGCGGCGCGACGACCCACGCCTCCCGGGCCGCCGCCCAGGGCTACGCGACCGTCCGCTACAGCCGCCCGGACAAGGCGTACGACGGCTGGGGGCTGCACCTGTGGGGCGACGGGCTCGCCGACGGGGTGCCCACCGAGTGGGCCACGCCGCGACCGCCGGACGGCGTCGACGCCGCCGGCGCGTTCTGGAAGGTCCCGCTGAAGAACGCCTCGGTGCCGGTGAACCTCATCGTCCACAAGGGCGACACCAAGGACCCGGGCCCTGACCAGTCCTTCACCCCCGCCTTCCAGCCGGAGGCGCACGTCGTCTCGGGCGCGGCGAAGGTCCACCCGACCCGGGCCGCGGCCGAGAACGTGGCGATCGTGCGTTACCACCGCCCGGACGGGAACTACGACGGCTGGGGACTGCACCTGTGGGGCGACGTGGCCCAGCCGACGGAATGGGCCACCCCGCTCCGGCCCGCGGGCGAGGACGCCTTCGGGGCGTACTTCCGCGTCCCCCTGAAGGAGGACGCCAAGACCGTGAGCTACATCATCCACCGGGGCGACGAGAAGGACCTGCCCGACGACCAGGCGCTCGACCTGACGACCGCGGGTCACGAGATCTGGCGGATCGCGGCCACCGCGGGCCACCTGCTGCCCCAGCCCGCGGCACGCGGCGCGGACGCCGACCTGTCGAAGTCCGCCGCGCACTGGATCGACCGCGCCACGGTCGCCTGGAAGGTCGAGACGTCCCCCTCGCGGGCGTACTCGCTGGCCTTCTCCGCCAAGGGTGACATCGCCTACGCCCGCGGCGACCTGACCGGCACCTTCAAGGTCATCCGCCTGCTGCCCGGCGAGCTCACCGCGGCGCAGAAGGCGAAGTGGCCGCACCTGGCCGGGCACGCCGCGTTCACCGTCGACCCGCGCGACACCCGCCTCGTCCGCGAGGCGCTGCGCGGCCAGATCGTGGCCGTCGAGCGCGACGCCTCCGGGACGCTGCTCACCGCGACCGGCGTGCAGTCGCCCGGCGTGCTCGACGACGTCCACGCCGGGGCGGTGACCGCCGAGCTCGGCCCGTCCTGGCACGGCGGCCCCCGGCTGTCGCTCTGGGCGCCGACCGCGCGCACGGTGGAGCTGGCGCTCTACCGCGACCCGTCCGGCGGGAACCGCACCGTCCACGCGATGCGGCGCGACGACGAGACCGGCGTCTGGTCGGTACGCGGCCGGCCGGACTGGAAGGGGCGTTACTACACCTACCTGGTGACGGTCTACTCCCCCGCCGCGGGCGAGATCGTCACCAACGAGGTGACCGACCCCTACAGCCTGTCGCTGGCCGCCGGCTCGGGCCGCAGCCACCTGGTCGACCTGTCCGACCGGGAACTGCGGCCGGACGGCTGGTCGTCGCAGGCCAAGCCCCGGGCGGTCCCCCAGGAGAAGGCGTCGGTCTACGAACTGCACGTGCGCGACTTCTCCGCCTCCGACGCGACCGTCCCGGCCGGACGGCGCGGCACGTACGCGGCGTTCACCGGCGACTCCGCGGGGATGAAGGAGCTGCGCGCGCTCGCCCGGGACGGGCTGACCCACGTGCACCTGCTGCCCGTCTTCGACATCGCGACCGTCCCCGAGCGCAGGGAGGACCGCGCCGAACCCGGCTGCGACCTGGCCTCGATGCCCGCCGACTCCGAGCGGCAGCAGGAGTGCGTGGCGCGGACCGCCGCCCGCGACTCCTTCAACTGGGGCTACGACCCGCTGCACTACACCGTGCCCGAGGGCTCCTACGCCTCCGACCCGGAGGGCTCCGCCCGGATCAGGGAGTTCCGCGGCATGGTCGGCGCGCTGAACGGGGCCGGGCTGCGGGTGGTGATGGACGTGGTCTACAACCACACCCACGCCGCCGGGCAGGACCCGACCTCGGTGCTCGACCGGATCGTGCCCGGCTACTATCACCGGCTGCTCGACGACGGCGCCGTGGCCACCTCCACCTGCTGCGCCAACACCGCGCCCGAGCACGCGATGATGGGCCGGCTCGTCGTCGACTCCGTCGTCACCTGGGCGAAGCAGTACAGGATCGACGGCTTCCGGTTCGACCTGATGGGCCACCACCCCAAGGCCAACATGCTCGCGGTCCGCCAGGCCCTCGACGCCCTCACCCCCGCCCGGGACGGCGTCGACGGAAAGTCGATCATCCTGTACGGGGAGGGCTGGAACTTCGGCGAGGTCGCCGACGGCGCCCGCTTCGAGCAGGCCACCCAGGCCAACATGGCCGGCACCGGGATCGGCACCTTCAGCGACCGGCTGCGCGACGCGGTGCGCGGCGGCAGCCCGTTCGACGCCGACCCCCGCATCCAGGGCTTCGGCTCCGGGCTGGCCGGGGCGCCCAACGGGTCGCCGGCCAACGGCACGGCCGAGGAGCAGCGGGCCCGCCTGCTCGGCTACCAGGACCTGATCAAGCTGGGGCTCGCCGGCAACCTCCGCGACTACACCTTCACCGCCTCCGACGGCAGACGGGTCAAGGGCTCGGAGGTGAGCTACAACGGCTCGCCCGCCGGGTACGCCGCCGCACCCGGCGAGGTCGTCACCTACGTCGACGCCCACGACAACGAGACACTGTTCGACGCGCTGGCCTACAAGCTGCCGCAGGCCACGACCATGGCCGACCGGGTACGCATGCAGTCGCTCTCGCTGGCCACGGCCGTGCTGGCGCAGGGCACCTCGTTCGTGCACGCCGGCAGCGAGCGGCTGCGCTCCAAGTCGCTCGACCGCAACTCCTACGACTCCGGGGACTGGTTCAACCGGCTGTTGTGGGACTGCTCGGCGGGCAACGGCTTCGGCGCCGGGCTTCCCCCCAAGGCCGACAACGAGGACAAGTGGCCGTACGCCAGGCCGCTGCTCGCCGACCCGGCGCTGCGGCCGGACTGCGCGGCGATCGGCGCCGCGCGGGCCCGCTTCGGCGAACTGCTCGCGATCCGCTCCTCCTCACCGGTCTTCGGCCTCGGCTCCCTCACCGAGGTGCAGAAGCGCCTGACCTTCCCGGCCGCCGGCGCCGCGGAGACCCCCGGTGTCGTCACCATGCACCTGGACTCCTCGGGCATCGACCCCCGCTGGAAGTCGGTCACCGTCGTCCTCAACGCGACCCCCGAGGCTCAGCGGCAGACCGTCGCCGCGCTGAAGGGAACCCGGGCGGCACTCCATCCCGTCCAGGCGACCGGCGACGACGCGGTCGTGAAACAGTCGACCTTCGACCCCGCGACCGGCACCCTGACGGTCCCCGCCCGCACGGTCGCCGTGTTCGTCCAGCCCTAG
- a CDS encoding extracellular solute-binding protein produces MRRAFSAVTIVAALALAVSACGGGDGGTAAAPSQAAPADPSKISGEITWWDTVRPDSEGPTFQALIKDFEAKYPNIKVKYVNVPSDQAQNQFQTAAQAGTGAPDVIRSEVAWTSQFASLGYLQPLDGSRAVENESDFLPGPLSSTKYNGKAYAVPQVTDTLALLYNKRLLKEAGHEKAPTTVEELKQVALDVKKKTGVNGLALNVDSYFLLPFMYGEGGDLLDVQNKKITVNSPANVKAMATVADLVTSGAAPKPAIQDSYANAMTALKDGKAAMIYNGPWALAEVYQGKEFKDKENLGIAPVPAGSVKAGAPTGGWNLAIYAGSKNIPAATEFVRFMSTPESQAKVAKEISLLPTRASAYDNPDVQGNKDVAVFKPIMDTATARPWIPEGGQLFQPLLEGYQALVGGKTTPEEMLKTVDEKYRGIFKDWS; encoded by the coding sequence ATGCGGCGAGCCTTCTCAGCCGTGACGATCGTCGCGGCCCTCGCCCTGGCGGTCTCCGCCTGCGGTGGCGGCGACGGCGGAACGGCGGCTGCACCCTCCCAGGCCGCCCCCGCGGACCCGTCGAAGATCAGTGGTGAGATCACCTGGTGGGACACCGTCCGTCCCGACAGTGAGGGCCCGACGTTCCAGGCGCTCATCAAGGACTTCGAGGCGAAGTACCCGAACATCAAGGTCAAGTACGTCAACGTCCCCTCCGACCAGGCGCAGAACCAGTTCCAGACGGCGGCGCAGGCGGGTACGGGGGCCCCGGACGTGATCCGTTCCGAGGTCGCCTGGACCTCCCAGTTCGCCTCCCTGGGATATCTGCAGCCGCTGGACGGCTCCCGCGCGGTGGAGAACGAGTCCGACTTCCTGCCCGGCCCGCTGAGCAGCACCAAGTACAACGGCAAGGCCTACGCCGTCCCGCAGGTCACCGACACCCTCGCGCTGCTGTACAACAAGAGGCTCCTGAAGGAGGCCGGGCACGAGAAGGCCCCGACCACGGTCGAGGAGCTCAAGCAGGTCGCGCTGGACGTCAAGAAGAAGACCGGCGTCAACGGGCTCGCGCTGAACGTCGACTCCTACTTCCTGCTGCCGTTCATGTACGGCGAGGGTGGCGATCTCCTCGACGTGCAGAACAAGAAGATCACCGTGAACTCCCCGGCCAACGTGAAGGCCATGGCCACGGTCGCCGACCTGGTCACCTCCGGCGCCGCCCCCAAGCCCGCCATCCAGGACAGCTACGCCAACGCGATGACCGCCCTCAAGGACGGCAAGGCCGCGATGATCTACAACGGCCCGTGGGCGCTGGCGGAGGTCTACCAGGGCAAGGAGTTCAAGGACAAGGAGAACCTGGGCATCGCTCCCGTCCCCGCGGGCTCGGTCAAGGCCGGCGCCCCCACCGGCGGCTGGAACCTCGCCATCTACGCCGGTTCCAAGAACATCCCGGCCGCCACCGAGTTCGTCCGCTTCATGAGCACCCCCGAGTCGCAGGCCAAGGTCGCCAAGGAGATCAGCCTCCTGCCGACCCGCGCCTCCGCCTATGACAACCCGGACGTGCAGGGCAACAAGGACGTCGCCGTCTTCAAGCCGATCATGGACACCGCCACCGCGCGGCCGTGGATCCCCGAGGGCGGCCAGCTCTTCCAGCCGCTGCTGGAGGGCTACCAGGCCCTGGTCGGCGGCAAGACGACCCCCGAGGAGATGCTCAAGACGGTCGACGAGAAGTACCGCGGCATCTTCAAGGACTGGAGCTGA
- a CDS encoding carbohydrate ABC transporter permease, which translates to MALSTGRASGTTRDLTAGAESARGRGGREPGPFRRAASRHWYAWAMVAPVVLVTALLIGWPLARGVYLSLTDATEANIGRTIGVNVIPSTYEFVGLENYVGILTSGLFWEKLTWTVVWTVACVALHYGLGLGLALMLNRRVAFRSAYRLLLILPWAIPGFVSAFIWRYLYNSDFGVINAMLRAAGLGPVGWLDDPTLAKVAVIAVNVWMGVPFMMVAVLGGLQSIPGELYEAAEVDGATPWQRFRFITLPGLRTVSSTVVLLGTIWTFNMFPVIYLITGGGPGSSTEILVTYAFREAFTSVRNYSNSAAWGVIILLLLVVLAVVYRRSLRKQGEVW; encoded by the coding sequence GTGGCGCTCTCGACTGGACGTGCGAGCGGCACGACCAGGGACCTGACCGCGGGCGCCGAGAGCGCCCGCGGTCGGGGCGGCCGGGAGCCCGGCCCGTTCCGGCGGGCGGCGAGCCGGCACTGGTACGCCTGGGCCATGGTCGCCCCGGTGGTCCTGGTGACCGCCCTGCTGATCGGCTGGCCGCTCGCCCGGGGCGTCTACCTCTCCCTGACCGACGCCACCGAGGCCAACATCGGCCGCACGATCGGCGTCAACGTCATCCCCTCGACGTATGAGTTCGTGGGGCTTGAGAACTATGTCGGGATCCTCACCAGCGGCCTGTTCTGGGAGAAGCTGACCTGGACGGTCGTGTGGACCGTCGCCTGCGTCGCGCTCCACTACGGCCTCGGGCTGGGACTGGCCCTGATGCTCAACCGCAGGGTCGCCTTCCGCTCGGCTTACCGGCTGCTGCTGATCCTGCCGTGGGCGATCCCCGGGTTCGTCTCGGCGTTCATCTGGCGTTACCTGTACAACAGCGACTTCGGCGTGATCAACGCGATGCTCAGGGCCGCCGGCCTGGGCCCGGTCGGCTGGCTCGACGACCCGACGCTGGCGAAGGTCGCGGTCATCGCGGTGAACGTCTGGATGGGCGTGCCGTTCATGATGGTCGCCGTGCTCGGCGGGCTCCAGTCGATCCCCGGTGAGCTCTACGAGGCGGCCGAGGTCGACGGCGCGACGCCGTGGCAGCGCTTCCGCTTCATCACGCTCCCCGGGCTGCGCACCGTGTCGAGCACCGTCGTGCTGCTGGGCACGATCTGGACCTTCAACATGTTCCCCGTCATCTACCTCATCACCGGCGGCGGGCCGGGCAGCTCCACCGAGATCCTGGTCACCTACGCGTTCCGTGAGGCGTTCACCAGCGTCCGCAACTACTCCAACTCCGCGGCCTGGGGAGTGATCATCCTGCTGCTCCTCGTGGTGCTGGCCGTGGTCTACCGCCGTTCGCTGCGCAAGCAAGGGGAGGTCTGGTGA
- a CDS encoding sugar ABC transporter permease, whose protein sequence is MSSVTAGTRPAVPAPTGRRARRRGERGVSASILLHGTLLLAVGISVFPIIWLVLTSLKPRDGWLSSELELFNQPSLDNYVRVLTGTQFPTWLLNSVIVAGLTTVLGVFLASTTGYAISRFRFPGYRGVMWMLLITQMFPVAILIVPLYNLMAGLGLLNQVPGLVIAYMTVAVPFCAWMMKSYFDSIPREIDQAGLVDGLTPFGTFWRLILPLARPSLAVTAFYSFMTAWGEVAYATVFMSQEEKRTLGVGLQQFVGQHWSDWGLLTASAVLIAVPAAIVFLLVQRHLVTGLTAGATKS, encoded by the coding sequence GTGAGCTCCGTCACCGCAGGCACCCGTCCGGCCGTCCCCGCCCCGACCGGCCGGCGTGCCCGCCGCCGCGGGGAGCGCGGCGTCAGCGCCTCGATCCTGCTGCACGGCACCCTGCTGCTCGCGGTCGGCATCTCGGTGTTCCCGATCATCTGGCTGGTCCTGACCTCGCTCAAGCCGCGCGACGGCTGGCTCTCCAGCGAGCTGGAGCTGTTCAACCAGCCCTCGCTCGACAACTACGTCCGGGTGCTCACCGGGACGCAGTTCCCGACCTGGCTGCTCAACTCGGTGATCGTCGCCGGGCTGACCACGGTCCTCGGCGTGTTCCTGGCGTCCACGACCGGCTACGCCATCAGCCGTTTCCGCTTCCCCGGGTACCGCGGGGTGATGTGGATGCTGCTGATCACCCAGATGTTCCCGGTGGCCATCCTGATCGTCCCGCTGTACAACCTGATGGCGGGCCTCGGGCTGCTCAACCAGGTCCCCGGCCTGGTCATCGCCTACATGACCGTGGCCGTGCCGTTCTGCGCGTGGATGATGAAGAGCTACTTCGACTCCATCCCGCGGGAGATCGACCAGGCGGGGCTGGTCGACGGCCTCACCCCGTTCGGCACATTCTGGCGGCTCATCCTGCCGCTGGCCCGGCCGAGCCTGGCGGTCACCGCCTTCTACTCCTTCATGACGGCCTGGGGAGAGGTGGCCTACGCCACGGTCTTCATGTCGCAGGAGGAGAAGCGCACCCTCGGCGTCGGGCTGCAGCAGTTCGTGGGGCAGCACTGGTCGGACTGGGGTCTGCTCACCGCGTCGGCGGTGCTGATCGCGGTGCCCGCGGCGATCGTCTTCCTGCTCGTACAGCGTCATCTGGTGACCGGCCTCACCGCCGGTGCCACGAAGTCGTAA
- a CDS encoding glycoside hydrolase family 13 protein translates to MTELAHPVHEAATATRWWRDAVIYQVYVRSFADGNGDGIGDLLGVRSRLPYLADLGVDALWLTPFFTSPMADFGYDVADYRDVDPIFGSLADARALIDEAHRHGLRIIVDVVPNHTSDRHAWFQEALAAAPGDPARERYIFRPGKGPGGELPPNDWESVFGGSAWTRLPDGEWYLHLFAAEQPDLNWDNPEIHAEFESILRFWLDLGVDGFRIDVAHGMVKAPGLPDVGHPDQVRMIGAEVVPFFDQDGVHEIHRAWRRLLDSYPGERIGVAEAWAPSALRLANYIRPDELHQAFNFHFLTAPWDAARFRAVIDESLATAGLVGAPTTWVLSNHDVKRHVTRYGHGEAGLRRARAAMLLTLGLPGSAYIYQGEELGLPEVLDLPEEFLLDPQRLRNPDDGRDGCRVPIPWADGEPHFGFSLPGVEGTWLPMPESWGPLSVEAQLGDPRSTLNLYRDALRIRRELRSFGDAPPVWLDSPEGTLAFARDGGFACTVNLTGEPVELPAQGRVLLASVPPVVEGGLARLAPDSAVWWRRDDA, encoded by the coding sequence ATGACCGAGCTTGCCCACCCAGTCCACGAGGCCGCGACCGCCACCCGATGGTGGCGCGACGCGGTGATCTACCAGGTCTACGTGCGCAGCTTCGCCGACGGCAACGGTGACGGGATCGGCGACCTGCTCGGCGTGCGCAGCCGGCTGCCGTACCTGGCGGACCTCGGGGTGGACGCGCTCTGGCTCACCCCGTTCTTCACCTCGCCGATGGCCGACTTCGGCTACGACGTGGCGGACTACCGGGACGTCGATCCGATCTTCGGGTCGCTCGCCGACGCCAGGGCCCTGATCGACGAGGCCCACCGGCACGGCCTGCGGATCATCGTGGACGTGGTGCCCAACCACACCTCCGACCGGCACGCCTGGTTCCAGGAGGCGCTCGCCGCGGCGCCCGGCGACCCCGCGCGGGAGCGCTACATCTTCCGGCCGGGCAAGGGCCCCGGCGGGGAACTGCCGCCCAACGACTGGGAGTCGGTCTTCGGCGGCTCCGCCTGGACGCGCCTGCCGGACGGCGAGTGGTACCTGCACCTGTTCGCCGCCGAACAGCCCGACCTGAACTGGGACAACCCCGAGATCCATGCGGAGTTCGAGTCGATCCTGCGGTTCTGGCTCGACCTGGGCGTGGACGGCTTCCGCATCGACGTGGCCCACGGCATGGTCAAGGCGCCGGGGTTGCCCGACGTCGGCCATCCCGACCAGGTCCGGATGATCGGCGCCGAGGTGGTGCCGTTCTTCGACCAGGACGGCGTGCACGAGATCCACCGTGCCTGGCGCAGGCTGCTCGACTCCTACCCGGGCGAGCGGATCGGCGTCGCCGAGGCATGGGCGCCGTCCGCGCTGCGACTGGCCAACTACATCCGGCCGGACGAGCTGCACCAGGCGTTCAACTTCCACTTCCTCACCGCCCCGTGGGACGCCGCCCGGTTCCGCGCGGTGATCGACGAGTCGCTCGCCACGGCCGGGCTGGTCGGTGCCCCCACCACCTGGGTGCTGTCCAACCACGACGTCAAGCGGCACGTCACCCGCTACGGGCACGGCGAGGCCGGCCTGCGCCGTGCCCGCGCCGCCATGCTGCTGACGCTGGGCCTGCCCGGCTCGGCGTACATCTACCAGGGCGAGGAGCTCGGCCTCCCCGAGGTCCTCGACCTGCCCGAGGAGTTCCTGCTCGACCCGCAGCGGCTGCGCAACCCCGACGACGGCCGCGACGGCTGCCGGGTGCCCATCCCGTGGGCCGACGGCGAGCCGCACTTCGGCTTCAGCCTGCCGGGTGTCGAGGGAACGTGGCTGCCCATGCCCGAGTCCTGGGGCCCGCTGAGCGTCGAGGCCCAGCTCGGCGACCCCCGCTCGACGCTGAACCTCTACCGTGACGCGCTGCGGATCCGGCGGGAGCTGCGTTCCTTCGGCGACGCCCCGCCGGTCTGGCTCGACTCCCCCGAGGGAACGCTCGCCTTCGCCCGCGACGGCGGTTTCGCCTGCACGGTCAACCTCACCGGCGAGCCGGTCGAGCTGCCCGCCCAGGGCCGGGTCCTGCTCGCCAGCGTCCCGCCGGTCGTCGAGGGCGGCCTCGCGCGCCTCGCCCCCGACTCGGCGGTCTGGTGGCGGCGCGATGACGCATAG